Proteins from a genomic interval of Caulobacter rhizosphaerae:
- the paoC gene encoding aldehyde oxidoreductase molybdenum-binding subunit PaoC, producing the protein MKFDTPATTNPIDQLKIIGKSTDRIDGPYKTSGLATYAYEHHDVAANPAYGFVIGAAIAKGRIAAMDKSRALAAPGVLAIVDAANAGKLGKGNFNTAKLLGGPEIDHYHQAVAIVVAETFEQARAAAALVKIDYVRAEGRFDLAQAKAGATKPKGGADAVVGDFTAAFATAPVQLDETYATPDQSHAMMEPHASIAIWQGDKLTLWTSNQMINWSAGDVARTLGIPQANVRLVSPFIGGGFGAKLFVRSDAILAALGARAARRPVKLALTRPLIFNNTTHRPATIQRIRLGATKAGMLTAIGHENWSGDLPGGGPEDAVQQTRLLYAGANRLLTTRLAVLDLPEGNAMRAPGEAPGLMALEMAMDELADKLGLDPVQLRILNDTQVDPEKPERSFSQRQLIQCLRTGAETFGWDKRRAPGQTRDGRWLVGMGVAAAFRNNLSMTSAARVRLDKDGLVTVETDMTDIGTGSYTIIAQTAAEVMGVPLDRVAVKLGDSAFPVSSGSGGQWGANSSTAGVYAACVKLREMVARKLGLDPALAQFSDGKVSAGARSSPLAEAAREAGLVAEDKMEYGDLAKTHQVSTFGAHFVEVGVDAVTGEIRIRRMLAVCAAGRILNPKSARSQVLGGMTMGAGGALMEELVVDKRLGFFVNHDLAGYEVPVHADIPHQEVIFLEETDPMSSPMKAKGVGELGICGVAAAIANAVHNATGVRVRHYPITLDKLLDGLPQLA; encoded by the coding sequence ATGAAGTTCGACACGCCCGCCACCACCAATCCGATCGATCAGCTGAAGATCATCGGCAAGTCCACCGACCGGATCGACGGTCCGTACAAGACCAGCGGCCTGGCGACCTACGCCTATGAACATCACGATGTCGCCGCCAACCCCGCCTACGGCTTCGTGATCGGCGCGGCGATCGCCAAGGGCAGGATCGCCGCGATGGACAAGAGCAGGGCTCTGGCCGCGCCGGGCGTCCTGGCCATTGTCGACGCCGCCAACGCCGGCAAGCTTGGCAAGGGCAACTTCAACACCGCGAAACTGCTCGGCGGCCCCGAGATCGACCACTATCACCAAGCCGTTGCGATCGTGGTGGCCGAGACCTTCGAGCAGGCTCGCGCCGCCGCGGCGCTCGTGAAGATCGACTATGTTCGCGCCGAGGGCCGCTTCGACCTGGCTCAGGCCAAGGCGGGCGCGACCAAACCCAAGGGCGGCGCGGACGCCGTCGTGGGCGACTTCACCGCCGCCTTCGCCACCGCGCCCGTGCAGTTGGACGAGACCTACGCCACGCCCGACCAGAGCCATGCGATGATGGAACCGCATGCTTCGATCGCCATCTGGCAAGGCGACAAGCTGACCTTGTGGACCTCCAACCAGATGATCAACTGGAGCGCTGGCGACGTGGCCAGGACGCTGGGCATTCCCCAGGCGAACGTGCGCCTGGTGTCGCCGTTCATTGGCGGCGGGTTCGGCGCCAAGCTTTTCGTCCGCTCCGACGCCATCCTGGCCGCGCTCGGCGCTCGCGCCGCCCGCCGCCCGGTGAAGCTGGCCCTGACCCGCCCCCTGATCTTCAACAACACCACCCACCGACCCGCCACGATCCAGCGCATACGCCTGGGCGCGACCAAGGCGGGCATGCTCACGGCCATCGGCCATGAGAACTGGTCAGGCGATCTGCCAGGCGGCGGCCCCGAGGACGCCGTGCAGCAGACCCGCCTGCTCTATGCCGGCGCCAATCGCCTGTTGACGACCCGCCTGGCGGTGCTCGACCTGCCCGAAGGCAACGCCATGCGCGCGCCCGGCGAGGCGCCCGGCCTGATGGCCCTTGAGATGGCTATGGACGAGCTGGCCGATAAGCTCGGCCTTGATCCCGTCCAGCTGCGCATCCTCAACGACACCCAGGTCGATCCGGAAAAACCCGAGCGCTCCTTCTCCCAACGACAGTTGATCCAGTGCCTGCGGACCGGCGCTGAGACCTTCGGCTGGGACAAACGCCGCGCGCCGGGTCAGACCCGAGATGGACGCTGGCTGGTCGGCATGGGCGTGGCCGCCGCCTTCCGCAACAACCTCTCCATGACGTCGGCCGCGCGGGTGCGGCTGGACAAGGACGGTTTGGTGACGGTCGAGACCGACATGACCGACATCGGCACCGGCAGCTACACGATCATCGCCCAGACCGCCGCCGAAGTGATGGGCGTGCCGCTCGATCGGGTGGCCGTGAAGCTGGGCGACTCCGCTTTCCCGGTCTCGTCAGGCTCCGGCGGCCAATGGGGGGCCAACAGCTCGACCGCCGGCGTCTACGCCGCCTGCGTCAAGCTGCGCGAAATGGTGGCGCGGAAATTGGGGCTGGACCCGGCCCTGGCGCAATTTTCCGACGGCAAGGTCAGCGCCGGCGCACGTAGCAGCCCCCTGGCGGAGGCCGCCCGCGAGGCCGGCTTGGTCGCGGAGGACAAGATGGAGTATGGCGACCTGGCCAAGACTCATCAGGTGTCGACCTTTGGCGCGCACTTCGTCGAGGTCGGGGTCGATGCGGTCACCGGCGAGATCCGCATCCGGCGGATGCTGGCGGTCTGCGCGGCCGGACGGATCTTGAACCCCAAGTCGGCCCGCAGCCAAGTGCTCGGCGGCATGACCATGGGAGCCGGCGGCGCCCTGATGGAAGAGCTGGTCGTCGACAAGCGCCTGGGATTCTTCGTCAACCACGACTTGGCCGGATACGAAGTGCCCGTGCACGCCGACATTCCGCACCAGGAGGTGATTTTCCTGGAGGAGACGGATCCGATGTCCTCGCCGATGAAGGCCAAGGGCGTCGGGGAATTGGGGATCTGCGGGGTCGCCGCCGCGATCGCCAACGCCGTCCATAACGCCACCGGCGTGCGCGTGCGCCACTATCCGATCACGTTGGACAAGCTGCTGGACGGCTTGCCCCAGCTCGCCTAG
- a CDS encoding TetR/AcrR family transcriptional regulator: MRADARKNRERLIEVAVELVLEVGGEPARDAVAARAGVGIGTLYRHFPDRQSLLHAAVRHVLERSISAGEDLVETVPDGVDALRRYMHVALDNGIGAVNIIHPLLERRDWPDLHARAVKLMQTLVSGAVRDGPLRSDFSERDIVFALIRFARPLAVGLPPGEERALAHRHLDFYIDGLCVRQPRATA, from the coding sequence ATGCGGGCCGATGCGCGAAAGAACCGGGAACGGCTTATCGAGGTCGCCGTCGAGCTCGTTCTTGAAGTCGGCGGCGAGCCCGCCCGGGACGCCGTCGCCGCACGGGCCGGCGTCGGGATTGGAACCCTCTACAGGCACTTCCCGGACCGGCAGTCCCTTCTTCACGCCGCCGTCCGTCACGTGCTGGAAAGGAGCATCAGTGCTGGAGAGGACCTGGTCGAGACGGTTCCAGACGGCGTCGATGCGCTCCGCCGATACATGCACGTGGCGCTCGATAACGGGATCGGGGCGGTGAACATCATTCATCCGCTTTTGGAGAGGCGAGACTGGCCCGATCTTCACGCCCGCGCCGTGAAGCTCATGCAGACCCTCGTCAGCGGGGCCGTCCGGGACGGTCCGCTCCGTTCCGATTTCTCCGAGCGCGACATCGTCTTCGCCTTGATCCGCTTCGCGCGGCCCCTGGCGGTGGGATTGCCGCCGGGCGAGGAGCGCGCGCTCGCCCATAGGCACCTCGATTTCTACATCGACGGGCTCTGCGTCCGCCAACCCCGCGCCACCGCCTAA
- a CDS encoding DNA-3-methyladenine glycosylase: MGYRPLVRSELPVDTVALARFLIGKVVVRETPEGVLSGAIVETEAYGVGDAAGHAYRGMTPRTRSLFLEPGHAYIYLSYGSAYMLNVSSEAAGVGAGVLIRALEPRDGVAIMQRNRRTERLRDLTRGPGRLAQALEIGPWADGLDLCQEGPLWLAQDDPESEGDFGEIGRGVRIGLSREADRPLRFYVRGNRFVSGPRPLNL, translated from the coding sequence ATGGGATATCGACCCCTCGTCCGCTCGGAGCTGCCGGTCGACACGGTCGCCCTGGCGCGCTTCCTGATCGGCAAGGTGGTGGTGCGCGAGACGCCGGAAGGCGTTCTCAGCGGCGCCATCGTCGAAACCGAGGCCTATGGGGTGGGCGACGCCGCCGGCCATGCCTATCGCGGCATGACGCCGCGCACCCGCTCGCTGTTTCTCGAGCCCGGCCATGCCTACATCTATCTCAGCTACGGCAGCGCCTACATGCTGAACGTCTCCAGCGAGGCGGCCGGGGTCGGGGCCGGGGTCCTGATCCGGGCCCTGGAACCGCGGGATGGGGTGGCGATCATGCAGCGCAACCGGCGGACAGAGCGACTGCGGGACCTGACGCGAGGGCCTGGACGCCTGGCCCAGGCGCTGGAGATCGGTCCCTGGGCCGACGGACTGGATCTTTGCCAGGAAGGCCCTCTATGGTTGGCCCAGGACGACCCCGAGAGCGAGGGCGATTTCGGCGAAATCGGGCGGGGCGTGAGGATCGGCCTTTCGCGCGAGGCGGACCGCCCGCTGCGCTTCTATGTTCGAGGCAATCGGTTCGTCAGCGGCCCCAGGCCGCTCAACCTGTAG
- a CDS encoding alpha/beta fold hydrolase, producing the protein MDRRSFLTAAIAAASGDGFGPLPSAASRDVLRFRAKLRRLNLPQGRIAYADRGVGPVALFIHGFPLNGYQWRGALDRLSDQRRCLAPDLMGLGYTEVSNTQDLSPQAQSDMLVALLDGLSVGAVDLIANDSGGTIAQLFATQHPARVRTLLLTNCDVHENSPPPQMAGSIAKARAGVYDQKIALHLDDRVYARSANGIGGGAYVDPASFSDDALEYYFRPLVASPERRSQLNRYLAAFEPNPLLAIEPALRRSAIPARMVWGTADPLFPVQWAEWLDRTLPKSRGIRLVEGGKLFWPEERPDILASEAKTLWAGQPG; encoded by the coding sequence ATGGATAGGCGCAGCTTTCTGACCGCGGCGATCGCCGCAGCCTCCGGTGACGGTTTCGGCCCGTTGCCGTCGGCGGCGTCTCGGGACGTGCTCAGGTTCAGGGCCAAGCTCAGGCGCCTGAACTTGCCGCAAGGCCGGATCGCCTATGCGGACCGGGGCGTGGGGCCCGTGGCGCTCTTCATCCACGGCTTCCCGCTCAATGGGTATCAGTGGCGAGGCGCGCTGGATCGGCTCTCGGATCAACGCCGATGCCTGGCACCCGACCTCATGGGGCTGGGCTACACCGAGGTCTCGAACACGCAGGACCTGTCGCCGCAAGCCCAGAGCGACATGCTGGTCGCCTTGCTCGACGGGCTTTCCGTTGGCGCCGTCGATCTGATCGCCAACGACAGCGGAGGCACGATCGCGCAGCTTTTCGCCACGCAGCATCCCGCGCGAGTGCGAACCCTGCTTCTCACCAACTGCGATGTGCACGAGAACAGTCCTCCGCCGCAGATGGCCGGCTCGATCGCCAAGGCCAGGGCCGGGGTCTACGACCAGAAGATCGCGCTGCATCTGGACGATCGGGTCTACGCCCGGTCCGCCAACGGCATCGGCGGCGGCGCCTATGTCGATCCCGCGAGTTTCTCCGACGATGCGCTGGAGTACTACTTCAGGCCGCTCGTGGCGTCGCCCGAGCGCCGATCCCAGCTCAACCGCTACCTGGCGGCGTTCGAGCCCAACCCGTTGCTCGCCATCGAACCGGCGCTGCGTCGGTCCGCCATTCCCGCCCGTATGGTCTGGGGAACCGCAGACCCTCTTTTCCCGGTTCAGTGGGCGGAGTGGCTGGACCGGACCCTGCCCAAGTCCCGCGGTATCCGCCTCGTCGAGGGCGGCAAGCTGTTCTGGCCGGAAGAGCGTCCCGACATCCTGGCCAGCGAGGCGAAGACGCTCTGGGCGGGCCAGCCTGGATGA
- a CDS encoding nuclear transport factor 2 family protein has product MTPLNTPPKQNLAGLIALAQTYFDAAYEMDAGKFAPLFSPAASITRRGDDDSVLVTPLPAWLDAVRSLTSPRDAGVARADEILAIVTTHDMALLKLRLRMPSRNVTDLLSCFNFGAGWQIVQKVFTAEVQD; this is encoded by the coding sequence ATGACGCCGTTGAACACACCGCCGAAGCAAAACCTAGCTGGGCTGATCGCCCTGGCGCAAACCTACTTCGACGCCGCCTACGAAATGGACGCCGGCAAGTTCGCGCCCCTCTTTAGTCCGGCCGCGTCCATAACCCGGCGGGGCGACGACGATAGCGTGCTGGTCACCCCCCTGCCCGCCTGGCTCGACGCGGTCAGGAGCCTGACCTCGCCCCGGGACGCCGGCGTCGCGCGCGCTGACGAGATCCTCGCCATCGTGACCACGCACGACATGGCGTTGCTCAAGCTCCGTTTGCGGATGCCGTCGCGTAACGTCACAGACCTGCTATCCTGCTTCAACTTCGGCGCTGGCTGGCAGATCGTTCAGAAGGTGTTCACCGCCGAGGTCCAGGACTGA
- a CDS encoding uracil-DNA glycosylase family protein, with protein sequence MFEAIGSSAAPGRSTCRPAPMEKPLPDIVAPGLGLTFRGLNPGLSAAAAGHHFVGRGKRFWRVLHLAGSRRGRRADRALEGCRARRGPDPAVDRSVMLVTGARSVLDLGGEHLLNDLPASAEVEAG encoded by the coding sequence ATGTTCGAGGCAATCGGTTCGTCAGCGGCCCCAGGCCGCTCAACCTGTAGGCCCGCACCCATGGAAAAACCGCTCCCCGACATCGTCGCGCCGGGCCTGGGTCTCACCTTCCGCGGGCTGAACCCCGGACTTTCCGCGGCTGCGGCGGGCCATCACTTCGTGGGCCGCGGCAAGCGGTTCTGGCGGGTCCTGCACCTGGCGGGATCACGCCGCGGTCGCAGAGCCGATCGTGCGCTGGAAGGCTGCCGAGCGAGGCGAGGCCCGGATCCAGCCGTCGATCGGTCGGTGATGTTAGTTACGGGCGCTCGGTCAGTCCTGGACCTCGGCGGTGAACACCTTCTGAACGATCTGCCAGCCAGCGCCGAAGTTGAAGCAGGATAG
- a CDS encoding SDR family NAD(P)-dependent oxidoreductase yields the protein MSRFAGKRIVITGATSGIGRAGAVRIAAEGGMVIATGRDASRLAALREALPSHCLVLANDAARPEDAAELRRVVADDGPIHGLWLNAGYAEVGPIDDIDAAFFDRMMAANVRGPVLEMAQLSDLLADSAAVVVTASTAVYEGSAMASVYAATKGALLALVRCWASALGGRGVRVNSLVPGPIDTEFRAFMADEFRHRFEADVIARLALPRIGTADEAAAVALFLLSDDATFVTGAQYAVDGGLVMQ from the coding sequence GTGTCAAGGTTCGCCGGAAAACGCATTGTCATCACGGGCGCCACGAGCGGGATCGGCCGAGCCGGCGCCGTCAGGATCGCCGCCGAGGGCGGCATGGTCATCGCGACGGGACGGGACGCGTCGCGGCTCGCGGCGTTGCGGGAGGCGCTTCCATCGCACTGTCTGGTGCTGGCCAACGACGCGGCGCGGCCCGAGGACGCGGCCGAACTGCGCCGCGTCGTGGCTGACGACGGTCCGATCCACGGCCTGTGGCTGAACGCTGGCTATGCCGAGGTCGGTCCGATCGATGATATCGACGCCGCCTTCTTCGATCGGATGATGGCCGCGAATGTACGGGGGCCTGTGCTCGAGATGGCGCAGCTCTCGGATCTGCTCGCCGACAGCGCGGCGGTCGTCGTAACCGCGTCGACGGCTGTCTACGAAGGCTCGGCCATGGCGAGCGTCTACGCCGCGACAAAGGGGGCGCTGCTCGCCCTGGTCCGATGCTGGGCGTCCGCGCTGGGCGGGCGCGGCGTTCGCGTCAACAGCCTCGTGCCGGGTCCGATCGACACGGAATTTCGCGCGTTCATGGCCGACGAATTCCGTCACCGGTTCGAGGCCGACGTGATTGCCCGGCTGGCCTTGCCGCGCATTGGAACCGCCGACGAGGCGGCCGCCGTGGCCCTGTTCCTTCTTTCCGACGACGCCACGTTCGTCACCGGAGCGCAGTACGCCGTCGATGGCGGCCTGGTGATGCAATAG
- a CDS encoding dihydrofolate reductase family protein: MRKLVLQMQMSVDGFVGADGDRDWLVWNWGDDNRWDEALKRDFNAHFQSVDTILLSRKMAEEGYLSHWGNAANRYPQDPFYAFAQRIVDVRKVVPSDRLATSRWERTEVRSGNLPKEVGALKAQDGGDIAVFGGAGFASALIADGLVDEFQLYINPAVLGGGTRIFDQAGFGGLRLLGSRAYECGVVVSRYAPAA; the protein is encoded by the coding sequence ATGAGAAAGCTCGTTCTTCAGATGCAGATGTCGGTCGACGGCTTCGTCGGCGCCGACGGTGACCGCGATTGGCTGGTTTGGAACTGGGGTGACGACAACCGTTGGGACGAGGCGTTGAAACGAGATTTCAACGCCCACTTCCAGTCCGTCGACACCATATTGCTGAGCCGCAAGATGGCGGAGGAGGGCTATCTGTCCCATTGGGGCAATGCGGCGAACAGATACCCGCAGGACCCGTTCTATGCGTTCGCCCAGCGCATCGTCGACGTGCGGAAGGTCGTACCGAGCGACAGGCTGGCGACGTCCCGATGGGAGCGTACGGAGGTCAGAAGCGGAAACCTGCCGAAGGAGGTCGGCGCGTTGAAGGCGCAGGACGGCGGCGACATCGCCGTCTTCGGCGGCGCCGGTTTCGCCTCGGCGTTGATCGCGGACGGACTGGTGGACGAGTTCCAACTCTACATCAATCCGGCTGTCCTTGGCGGTGGAACCCGCATCTTCGACCAGGCTGGCTTCGGCGGGCTCCGCCTGCTCGGCTCAAGGGCCTATGAATGCGGCGTCGTGGTGAGCCGTTACGCTCCGGCTGCTTAA
- a CDS encoding aldo/keto reductase yields MILQETFGLANGVRIPKLGLGTWRIADDEVARVVREAIDIGYRHIDTAQAYANERGVGEGLRASGVPRDEVFVTTKLVAECKRYSEAKDRIDRSLATLDLDHIDLMLIHSPQPWAEFREGEHFFEGNLEAWRALEEAYSAGKLRAIGVSNFERADLDNLLDNGGVKPMVNQVLAHVGATPFDLIDYARSKGVLVEAYSPVAHGALVDNAELGALAGKYGVSVPQLCIRYCLQLGLLPLPKTANAAHMRSNAAVAFEISDADLETLKNAKGDTDYGAAGAFPVFGKKREIQGDAPSA; encoded by the coding sequence ATGATCCTGCAAGAAACGTTCGGCCTCGCCAACGGGGTGAGGATTCCAAAGCTTGGCCTCGGCACCTGGCGGATCGCCGACGACGAGGTCGCACGCGTCGTGCGCGAGGCCATCGACATCGGCTATCGCCACATCGACACCGCCCAGGCCTACGCCAATGAGCGCGGCGTCGGAGAAGGGCTTCGCGCCAGCGGTGTTCCCCGCGACGAGGTCTTCGTGACCACCAAGCTGGTCGCCGAGTGCAAGCGCTATTCGGAGGCCAAGGACCGCATCGACCGTTCGCTGGCGACTCTGGATCTGGACCACATCGACCTGATGCTGATCCACAGCCCTCAGCCGTGGGCGGAGTTCAGGGAGGGCGAGCACTTCTTCGAAGGCAATCTGGAAGCCTGGCGTGCGCTGGAAGAGGCCTACAGCGCGGGCAAGCTCCGCGCGATCGGCGTATCCAACTTCGAGCGCGCGGACCTCGACAACCTGCTCGACAACGGCGGCGTCAAGCCGATGGTCAATCAGGTTCTGGCCCATGTCGGCGCCACGCCGTTCGATCTGATCGACTATGCGCGCTCCAAAGGCGTCCTGGTCGAAGCCTACTCGCCCGTCGCCCATGGCGCCCTGGTCGACAACGCCGAACTTGGCGCCCTCGCCGGGAAATACGGCGTCAGCGTCCCGCAACTTTGCATTCGCTATTGCCTCCAGCTCGGTCTTTTGCCGCTCCCCAAGACCGCCAACGCAGCGCACATGCGCAGCAACGCGGCTGTGGCCTTCGAAATCTCCGACGCCGACCTCGAGACCCTGAAGAACGCCAAGGGCGACACGGACTATGGGGCGGCCGGCGCCTTCCCCGTCTTCGGAAAAAAGCGCGAAATCCAGGGCGACGCGCCGTCCGCCTGA
- a CDS encoding LysR family transcriptional regulator: protein MNTPLPSAGDFNQLRAFVAVAGSLSFSRAAESLGVSSSALSQMVRALEEQVGVSLFNRTTRSVSLTDAGAQLFDRVRPNVEALAQALGETRERRAEPAGVVRLHCFRAAAGLYLTPILRAFSDAFPHVILDVTLDDAVVDIVANGYDVAIRLGEVIDKDLVAVKLGPDLRQTAVASPDYLARHGTPAHPRDLLAHRCIGWRWPGHKSPYKWEFMENGKWFEVAVDGPLISNLKDFGVQAALEGVGVAFASQQLIAPHVLQGTLVPLLEAWSAPFPGYYLCYPAQRRMAPPLRALIDTIRSGAPVMKATRRVGSTPAVSE, encoded by the coding sequence ATGAATACGCCTCTTCCGTCTGCCGGTGACTTCAACCAGCTCCGCGCCTTCGTGGCGGTCGCCGGTTCGCTGAGCTTCAGTCGCGCGGCCGAGAGCCTTGGCGTGTCCTCCTCGGCGCTGAGCCAGATGGTCCGCGCGCTCGAGGAGCAGGTCGGGGTCAGCCTGTTCAACCGGACGACCCGTAGCGTCTCCCTCACGGACGCGGGCGCCCAACTGTTCGATCGGGTTCGGCCCAACGTCGAGGCGTTGGCGCAGGCGCTGGGCGAAACCCGAGAGCGCCGAGCCGAGCCGGCCGGCGTCGTGCGCCTGCACTGCTTCCGGGCGGCGGCGGGACTCTATCTGACGCCGATCCTGCGCGCCTTCAGCGACGCTTTTCCGCACGTAATCCTGGATGTCACCCTCGACGACGCCGTGGTGGACATCGTCGCCAACGGCTATGACGTCGCTATTCGGCTCGGCGAGGTCATCGACAAGGACCTCGTCGCGGTGAAACTCGGCCCGGATCTGCGCCAGACGGCCGTGGCTTCTCCCGACTATCTCGCCCGTCACGGCACGCCGGCGCATCCACGCGACCTGCTGGCCCATCGCTGCATCGGTTGGCGCTGGCCCGGACACAAGTCGCCCTACAAGTGGGAGTTCATGGAGAACGGCAAGTGGTTCGAGGTCGCCGTCGACGGTCCCTTGATCTCCAACCTCAAGGACTTTGGGGTGCAAGCTGCGCTCGAAGGGGTCGGCGTCGCCTTCGCCAGCCAACAGCTGATCGCGCCCCACGTCCTTCAGGGGACGCTCGTTCCACTGCTCGAAGCCTGGTCCGCGCCCTTTCCGGGTTATTACCTCTGCTATCCGGCGCAACGGAGAATGGCGCCGCCGCTCCGCGCCCTGATCGACACCATCCGGAGCGGTGCTCCCGTCATGAAGGCGACGCGCCGCGTCGGCAGCACGCCGGCGGTGTCCGAGTAG
- a CDS encoding MFS transporter, giving the protein MTTHAATAPLPDEDAQAGGGWSAVFALTLCVATLIASEFMPVSLLTPIAADLRLSEGLAGQAISISGLFAVITSLAVGRVAHVDRRALLLGLTGLMGVSGLLVALAPNAPLFMVGRALIGVVIGGFWSLSAATVMRLVPGKDVPRALAVLNGGNALATMIAAPLGSYLGQFIGWRGAFFLVVPLALATFAWQWLSMPTMRVPAGASSSVLGVLKRPRAKAGLLGMALLFAGQFSLFTYLRPFLEQVVHLNASALSFVLLAMGVAGLAGTALIGRVIGKGLRRVLIAAPLLMAATALALLVAGASPPATAILLMGWGLVGTALPVAWWTWLARTLPEDTDAGGGLMVAVIQLAITLGAAGGGLLFDAGGYRATFAASAILLAAATIAGAFSAPRSSPTPRGAHAT; this is encoded by the coding sequence ATGACGACACACGCCGCCACCGCTCCGCTGCCCGACGAGGACGCCCAAGCCGGAGGCGGCTGGAGCGCCGTCTTCGCCCTGACGCTGTGCGTCGCGACCTTGATCGCGTCGGAATTCATGCCGGTCAGCCTGCTGACGCCGATCGCCGCGGACCTGCGCCTCAGCGAGGGCCTGGCCGGCCAGGCGATCTCGATCTCCGGCCTTTTCGCCGTCATCACCAGCCTGGCCGTCGGCCGGGTCGCGCACGTCGACCGCCGCGCCCTGCTGCTGGGCCTGACCGGGCTGATGGGCGTCTCCGGCCTGCTGGTGGCGCTGGCTCCCAACGCGCCGCTGTTCATGGTCGGGCGCGCGCTGATCGGCGTGGTCATCGGCGGCTTCTGGTCGCTGTCGGCGGCGACCGTCATGCGGCTGGTTCCCGGCAAGGATGTCCCGCGCGCCCTGGCGGTGCTGAACGGCGGCAACGCCCTGGCGACGATGATCGCCGCGCCGCTGGGCAGCTATCTTGGCCAGTTCATCGGCTGGCGCGGGGCCTTCTTCCTGGTCGTCCCGCTGGCCCTGGCGACCTTCGCCTGGCAGTGGCTGTCGATGCCGACGATGCGCGTCCCGGCCGGTGCGTCGTCCAGCGTGCTGGGCGTGCTGAAGCGGCCGCGCGCCAAGGCCGGCCTGCTGGGCATGGCCCTGCTGTTCGCCGGCCAGTTCTCGCTGTTCACCTATCTGCGGCCGTTCCTCGAACAGGTCGTCCACCTGAACGCCTCGGCCCTGTCGTTCGTCCTGTTGGCGATGGGCGTGGCGGGCCTGGCCGGCACGGCGCTGATCGGCCGCGTGATCGGCAAGGGCCTGCGCCGCGTGCTGATCGCCGCGCCGCTGCTGATGGCGGCCACGGCCCTGGCCCTGCTCGTCGCCGGCGCCTCGCCTCCGGCTACAGCGATCCTGCTGATGGGCTGGGGCTTGGTAGGGACCGCCCTGCCGGTCGCCTGGTGGACCTGGCTGGCCCGCACGCTGCCTGAAGACACGGACGCCGGCGGCGGCCTGATGGTGGCGGTGATCCAACTGGCCATCACCCTGGGCGCGGCCGGCGGCGGCCTGCTGTTCGACGCCGGCGGCTATCGCGCCACCTTCGCGGCCAGCGCGATCCTGCTGGCCGCCGCCACCATCGCCGGAGCCTTCAGCGCGCCCCGTTCTTCCCCTACGCCACGAGGCGCCCATGCGACCTGA
- the arr gene encoding NAD(+)--rifampin ADP-ribosyltransferase, with translation MYAKDVPAGTVFYHGTKASLRVGDLLSPGFQSNFVERELKHIYFSATLEAATWGAELAKGEGRGRIYTVEPTGPFEDDPNLTDKRFPGNVTASYRSAHPLRVTGEIKDWVGHSPEQLAQMKDNLERLNQEGSATIIED, from the coding sequence ATGTACGCCAAGGATGTCCCCGCCGGAACGGTCTTCTACCATGGAACGAAAGCGAGCTTGCGCGTCGGAGATCTGCTCAGCCCCGGGTTCCAGAGCAATTTCGTCGAGCGCGAGCTGAAGCACATCTACTTCAGCGCGACGCTTGAGGCCGCGACCTGGGGCGCCGAGCTTGCGAAAGGCGAGGGGCGAGGCCGGATCTATACGGTCGAGCCGACCGGTCCCTTCGAGGACGACCCCAATCTCACCGACAAGCGATTTCCCGGTAATGTCACGGCGTCCTACAGATCAGCGCATCCGCTGCGCGTGACCGGCGAGATCAAGGACTGGGTGGGCCATTCTCCCGAACAGCTGGCTCAGATGAAAGACAATCTTGAGCGACTGAACCAGGAAGGCTCCGCCACGATCATCGAGGACTGA